Proteins encoded by one window of Pseudonocardia alni:
- a CDS encoding hemerythrin domain-containing protein, producing MTTDPAPDDLIDVLAADHRMLLALLDRAAAADPGPQRSDLAVRAANAVRRHCVAEETLLHPVLRRCLEDGDRCAQADAEEHEQLEALVTELLAVGTGSPDAEQVLHRLAVSTRFHIEGVETRRLPALRRRLTVTELHELARAVQETIDPRDDRRSPTAVLG from the coding sequence GTGACGACCGACCCTGCACCCGACGACCTGATCGACGTCCTCGCCGCCGACCACCGCATGCTGCTGGCCCTGCTCGACCGCGCCGCCGCGGCCGACCCCGGCCCGCAGCGCTCCGACCTGGCCGTCCGCGCCGCGAACGCGGTCCGCCGGCACTGCGTCGCCGAGGAGACCCTGCTGCATCCGGTGCTGCGCCGCTGCCTCGAGGACGGTGACCGCTGCGCACAGGCCGACGCCGAGGAGCACGAGCAGCTCGAAGCCCTGGTCACCGAGCTGCTCGCCGTCGGTACGGGGTCGCCCGACGCGGAGCAGGTGCTGCACCGGCTCGCCGTGTCCACCCGCTTCCACATCGAGGGCGTCGAGACGCGGCGGCTCCCGGCCCTGCGTCGGCGCCTGACGGTCACGGAGCTGCACGAGCTCGCCCGCGCCGTCCAGGAGACGATCGACCCGCGTGACGACCGCCGCAGCCCCACCGCCGTCCTCGGGTGA